Proteins found in one Pseudomonas sp. P8_241 genomic segment:
- a CDS encoding TolC family outer membrane protein, translated as MLRKLSLALAVSCASNGMAWAAEAPLSTKTDLVSVYQEAVDNNADLAAAIAQYGAQKEVVPQARAGLLPNLSGGANISEVRTALDQPSATSNRDAHSYQATLAQPLFRADRWFQFQAAKEVNEQAALQLSATEQNLILQTADSYFNVLRSQDNLASNKAEEAAFKRQLDQSKERFDVGLSDKTDVLNSQASYDTARANRIVAQRQVDDAFEALITLTNRQYKSIWGISHNLPILPPVPNDAKAWVETAGRQNLNLLASNYAVSAAEQTVKQRKSGHLPTLDAIAKYEKGDNDALGFSNPVPLGQPYGGNVEQTTVGLQLNIPIYSGGLINSQVRQSYAQLDQTEQQRESLRRSIVENTRDLHRAVNTDVEQVQARKQSIISNQSAVEATEIGYQVGTRNIVDVLDAQRQLYTSVRDYNNTRYDYILDNLRLKQQAGTLNPGDLQDLARWLNPNYNPDKDFLPPDLAKAAEEQLKARPDQ; from the coding sequence ATGCTGCGCAAACTCTCACTGGCCCTTGCCGTGTCTTGTGCGTCCAACGGAATGGCCTGGGCAGCAGAAGCGCCCTTATCGACCAAGACGGATCTGGTCAGTGTTTATCAGGAAGCTGTGGACAATAACGCTGATCTGGCGGCTGCCATCGCCCAATACGGCGCACAGAAGGAAGTCGTACCCCAGGCCCGCGCCGGGCTGTTGCCGAACCTATCGGGTGGCGCAAATATTTCCGAAGTGCGTACGGCTCTCGATCAGCCGTCCGCCACGTCCAATCGCGATGCTCACTCCTACCAGGCCACTTTGGCGCAGCCGTTGTTCCGGGCTGATCGCTGGTTCCAGTTCCAGGCCGCCAAGGAAGTCAACGAACAGGCCGCCCTGCAACTCTCGGCGACCGAGCAAAACCTGATCCTGCAAACCGCCGACAGCTACTTCAACGTGCTGCGCAGCCAGGACAACCTGGCCTCGAACAAGGCCGAAGAAGCGGCGTTCAAACGCCAGCTCGATCAGTCCAAGGAACGCTTTGACGTCGGCCTGTCGGACAAGACCGACGTGCTGAACTCGCAAGCCAGTTACGACACCGCACGCGCCAACCGGATCGTCGCGCAGCGTCAGGTGGATGATGCGTTTGAAGCCCTGATCACCCTGACCAACCGTCAGTACAAATCGATTTGGGGCATCAGCCATAACCTGCCGATCCTGCCGCCAGTTCCGAACGACGCCAAGGCCTGGGTCGAAACGGCGGGCAGGCAGAACCTCAATCTGCTGGCCAGCAACTATGCCGTCAGCGCCGCCGAGCAGACCGTCAAGCAACGCAAGTCCGGACACTTGCCGACGCTGGACGCGATCGCCAAATACGAGAAAGGCGACAACGATGCACTGGGCTTCAGCAATCCCGTTCCCCTGGGCCAACCCTACGGCGGCAACGTCGAGCAAACGACCGTGGGCCTGCAACTGAACATCCCGATCTACAGCGGCGGCCTGATCAACTCCCAGGTGCGCCAGTCCTATGCACAACTGGACCAGACCGAGCAGCAACGCGAATCCCTGCGCCGCAGCATCGTGGAAAACACCCGCGACCTGCACCGCGCGGTGAATACCGACGTCGAGCAGGTACAGGCGCGCAAGCAATCGATTATCTCCAACCAGAGCGCGGTGGAAGCGACCGAAATCGGCTATCAGGTGGGTACACGAAACATCGTCGACGTGCTGGATGCGCAGCGTCAGCTCTACACCTCGGTGCGCGACTACAACAACACCCGCTACGACTACATCCTCGACAACCTGCGTCTGAAGCAGCAGGCCGGCACGTTGAATCCGGGGGATCTACAAGACCTGGCACGCTGGCTCAATCCCAACTACAACCCGGACAAGGATTTCCTGCCACCGGATCTGGCCAAGGCGGCAGAAGAGCAGTTGAAAGCGCGACCTGACCAGTAA
- the thiC gene encoding phosphomethylpyrimidine synthase ThiC — MTTKAKIATNLSDSAKVDQQSVQPFTRSQKIYVQGTRPDILVPMREISLDVTPTDFGGEVNAPVVVYDTSGPYTDPNVIIDVRKGLADVRSPWIESRGDTERLNGLSSNFGQERLADPELTKLRFAHVNNPRRAKPGANVSQMHYARQGIITAEMEYVAIRENMKLEVARAAGLLDQQHAGHSFGASVPKIITPEFVRDEIARGRAIIPANINHTELEPMIIGRNFLVKINGNIGNSALGSSIEEEVAKLTWGIRWGSDTVMDLSTGKHIHETREWIIRNSPVPIGTVPIYQALEKVGGAAEDLTWELFRDTLIEQAEQGVDYFTIHAGVLLRYVPMTAKRVTGIVSRGGSIMAKWCLAHHKENFLYTHFEDICEIMKAYDVSFSLGDGLRPGSIADANDEAQFGELETLGELTKIAWKHDVQCMIEGPGHVPMQLIKENMDKQLECCDEAPFYTLGPLTTDIAPGYDHITSGIGAAMIGWFGCAMLCYVTPKEHLGLPNKDDVKTGIITYKIAAHAADLAKGHPGAQIRDNALSKARFEFRWEDQFNLGLDPDTARSYHDETLPKDSAKVAHFCSMCGPKFCSMKITQEVREYAANQRIEAVDADVAQGMAEQAERFKQEGSQLYQKV; from the coding sequence ATGACTACAAAAGCAAAAATCGCCACCAACCTGAGTGACTCGGCCAAGGTCGATCAGCAATCGGTTCAGCCGTTTACCCGCTCGCAAAAAATCTATGTTCAGGGCACTCGCCCGGACATTCTCGTGCCGATGCGCGAAATCAGCCTCGACGTGACGCCGACCGACTTCGGCGGCGAGGTCAACGCGCCGGTAGTGGTGTACGACACCTCGGGCCCGTACACCGATCCCAACGTCATCATCGATGTACGCAAAGGCCTGGCCGACGTGCGTTCGCCGTGGATCGAATCCCGTGGCGACACCGAGCGCCTGAACGGCCTGAGCTCCAACTTCGGCCAGGAACGCCTTGCCGATCCGGAGTTGACCAAGCTGCGGTTTGCCCACGTCAACAACCCGCGCCGCGCCAAGCCGGGTGCCAACGTCAGCCAGATGCACTATGCGCGTCAGGGCATCATCACCGCCGAGATGGAATACGTCGCCATCCGCGAAAACATGAAGCTGGAAGTGGCTCGCGCTGCCGGCCTGCTGGACCAGCAACACGCCGGCCACAGCTTCGGCGCCAGCGTGCCGAAAATCATCACCCCCGAATTCGTCCGTGACGAAATCGCCCGTGGCCGCGCGATCATTCCGGCCAACATCAACCACACCGAACTGGAACCGATGATCATCGGCCGTAACTTCCTGGTGAAGATCAACGGCAACATCGGCAACAGCGCCCTGGGTTCGTCCATCGAAGAAGAAGTGGCGAAACTGACCTGGGGCATTCGCTGGGGTTCGGACACGGTCATGGACTTGTCCACCGGCAAGCACATTCACGAGACCCGCGAGTGGATCATCCGTAACTCGCCGGTGCCGATCGGTACGGTGCCGATCTACCAGGCCCTGGAAAAAGTCGGCGGCGCTGCCGAAGACCTGACCTGGGAGCTGTTCCGCGACACGCTGATCGAGCAGGCCGAGCAGGGCGTCGACTACTTCACCATTCACGCCGGCGTACTGTTGCGCTACGTGCCGATGACCGCCAAGCGCGTGACCGGCATCGTCTCCCGTGGCGGTTCGATCATGGCCAAGTGGTGCCTGGCGCACCACAAAGAGAACTTCCTCTATACCCATTTCGAAGACATCTGCGAAATCATGAAGGCCTACGACGTCAGCTTCTCGCTGGGCGATGGCCTGCGTCCGGGCTCGATTGCCGACGCCAACGACGAAGCGCAGTTCGGCGAGCTGGAGACCCTTGGCGAACTGACCAAGATTGCCTGGAAGCATGACGTGCAGTGCATGATCGAAGGCCCGGGCCACGTGCCGATGCAGTTGATCAAAGAGAACATGGACAAGCAGCTGGAATGCTGTGACGAGGCGCCGTTCTACACCCTCGGCCCGCTGACTACCGACATCGCGCCCGGCTACGACCACATCACCTCCGGTATCGGTGCAGCGATGATCGGCTGGTTCGGTTGCGCCATGCTTTGCTACGTCACGCCGAAAGAACACTTGGGCCTGCCGAACAAGGATGACGTGAAGACCGGCATCATCACCTACAAGATTGCCGCCCACGCCGCCGATCTGGCGAAGGGGCACCCGGGCGCGCAGATCCGCGACAATGCCTTGAGCAAGGCGCGTTTCGAATTCCGTTGGGAAGACCAGTTCAACCTGGGCCTCGATCCGGACACCGCCCGTTCGTATCACGATGAGACGCTGCCGAAGGATTCGGCCAAGGTCGCGCACTTCTGCTCCATGTGCGGGCCGAAATTCTGCTCGATGAAAATCACCCAGGAAGTCCGCGAATACGCGGCCAACCAACGGATCGAAGCGGTCGACGCGGACGTCGCCCAGGGCATGGCCGAACAGGCGGAGCGCTTCAAGCAGGAAGGCAGTCAGCTGTACCAGAAAGTTTGA
- the waaA gene encoding lipid IV(A) 3-deoxy-D-manno-octulosonic acid transferase has product MNRTLYTALFYLGLPLVAFRLWLRARKAPAYAKRIGERFSYGMPAMKPGGIWVHAVSVGESIAAAPMIRALLERYPALPITVTCMTPTGSERIQALFANEPRIQHCYLPYDLPCAARRFLDRVQPKLAVIMETELWPNHIHQCAKRGIPVALANARLSERSAKGYGRFRKLTQPMLAEMSLFAVQTETEAQRFLDLGARAETVEVTGSIKFDLTIDPRLLQRADALRGQWQARERPVWIAASTHEGEDEVVLAAHRRLLANHPDALLILVPRHPERFNSVYALCQQQGLATVRRSTGNAVDADTSVLLGDTMGELLFLYALADSAFVGGSLVPSGGHNLLEPAALAKPVLSGPHLFNFLEIAAQLRSAGALQEVEDAEGLALAVQRLFELPRDAQRMAEAGLKVMRTNQGALQRLLDGLGRLIDRF; this is encoded by the coding sequence ATGAATAGAACTCTCTATACCGCGCTGTTTTATCTGGGGCTGCCATTGGTAGCGTTTCGGCTGTGGCTGCGGGCGCGCAAGGCACCGGCGTATGCCAAACGCATCGGCGAGCGTTTCTCGTATGGCATGCCTGCGATGAAACCGGGCGGTATTTGGGTGCACGCGGTGTCGGTGGGTGAAAGCATCGCCGCGGCGCCGATGATCCGCGCGTTGCTGGAACGCTATCCTGCGTTGCCGATCACCGTAACCTGCATGACCCCGACCGGGTCGGAACGCATCCAGGCGTTGTTCGCCAATGAGCCGCGCATCCAGCACTGCTATTTGCCGTACGACTTGCCGTGCGCTGCCCGGCGTTTCCTTGATCGGGTCCAGCCAAAACTGGCGGTGATCATGGAAACCGAACTGTGGCCCAACCACATCCATCAATGTGCCAAGCGCGGGATTCCGGTGGCGCTGGCCAATGCACGGCTGTCCGAGCGATCTGCCAAGGGCTACGGTCGTTTCCGCAAGTTGACGCAGCCGATGCTCGCCGAGATGAGCCTGTTCGCGGTGCAGACCGAAACCGAGGCCCAGCGTTTCCTCGACCTGGGCGCCAGAGCTGAAACAGTTGAGGTGACAGGCTCGATCAAGTTCGACCTGACCATCGATCCGCGGTTGCTTCAGCGTGCCGACGCGTTGCGTGGGCAGTGGCAAGCCCGGGAGCGTCCGGTATGGATCGCCGCCAGTACGCACGAAGGTGAAGATGAAGTGGTGCTGGCGGCCCATCGCCGGTTGTTGGCCAATCATCCCGATGCCTTGCTGATTCTGGTGCCGCGTCATCCGGAACGCTTCAATTCGGTGTATGCGTTGTGTCAGCAGCAAGGGCTCGCCACGGTCCGTCGTTCCACCGGCAATGCAGTCGACGCAGACACCAGCGTGCTGTTGGGCGACACCATGGGCGAGTTGCTGTTTCTCTATGCGCTGGCCGACAGTGCGTTCGTCGGTGGCAGCCTGGTCCCTAGCGGCGGGCATAACCTGCTGGAACCGGCGGCATTGGCCAAACCGGTGTTGAGCGGGCCGCATCTGTTCAACTTCCTGGAAATCGCCGCGCAATTGCGCAGCGCCGGGGCGTTGCAGGAAGTGGAGGACGCAGAAGGACTGGCGCTGGCGGTGCAGCGACTGTTTGAGTTGCCGCGGGATGCCCAGCGGATGGCTGAGGCGGGATTGAAAGTGATGCGCACCAACCAGGGCGCGTTGCAGCGTTTGCTGGATGGGTTGGGGCGGTTGATCGACAGATTTTGA